The following are encoded together in the Bos javanicus breed banteng chromosome X, ARS-OSU_banteng_1.0, whole genome shotgun sequence genome:
- the PRPS2 gene encoding ribose-phosphate pyrophosphokinase 2 isoform X1: MPNIVLFSGSSHQDLSQRVADRLGLELGKVITKKFSNQETSVEIGESVRGEDVYIIQSGCGEINDNLMELLIMINACKIASSSRVTAVIPCFPYARQDKKDKSRAPISAKLVANMLSVAGADHIITMDLHASQIQGFFDIPVDNLYAEPAVLQWIRENITDWKNCIIVSPDAGGAKSRVTSIADRLNVEFALIHKERKKANEVDRMVLVGDVKDRVAILVDDMADTCGTICHAADKLLSAGATKVYAILTHGIFSGPAISRINNAAFEAVVVTNTIPQEDKMKHCSKIQHCKKTNLRSELFMLSLPRRSYPALHVNRTKASLFQRCDFSDPYVGHEIW; this comes from the exons ATGCCCAACATCGTGCTCTTCAGCGGCAGCTCACACCAGGACCTGTCCCAGCGCGTGGCCGACCGGCTGGGCCTGGAGCTGGGCAAGGTGATCACCAAGAAGTTCAGCAACCAGGAGACCAG CGTGGAGATCGGTGAAAGTGTGAGAGGGGAAGATGTGTACATCATCCAGAGTGGCTGTGGCGAGATCAACGACAACCTGATGGAACTACTCATCATGATCAACGCCTGCAAGATTGCGTCGTCCTCCAGGGTGACTGCTGTGATCCCGTGCTTCCCCTACGCCCGGCAAGACAAGAAGGACAAG AGTCGTGCTCCGATTTCAGCAAAGCTTGTGGCCAATATGCTCTCTGTCGCTGGAGCGGATCACATCATCACCATGGACCTGCATGCCTCTCAGATACAG GGCTTCTTTGATATCCCCGTGGATAACTTGTACGCAGAGCCTGCGGTCCTGCAGTGGATTCGGGAGAACATCACTGACTGGAAAAATTGTATCATTGTTTCACCTGACGCTGGGGGCGCCAAAAG CAGGGTCACGTCAATCGCGGACAGGTTGAACGTGGAGTTTGCACTGATtcacaaggagagaaagaaggcGAATGAAGTGGACCGGATGGTCCTGGTGGGCGACGTGAAGGACCGCGTGGCCATCCTTGTGGATGACATGGCCGACACCTGTGGCACCATCTGCCATGCTGCAGACAA ACTACTCTCGGCTGGAGCCACCAAAGTGTATGCTATCCTTACCCATGGGATCTTCTCTGGGCCAGCTATTTCCAGAATAAATAATGCTGCCTTTGAGGCTGTTGTTGTGACAAACACTATTCCCCAAGAGGACAAGATGAAACACTGCTCCAAGATTCAG cattgtAAAAAAACAAATCTGCGATCAGAATTGTTTATGTTGAGCCTACCAAGACGCTCATACCCAGCATTACATGTAAATAGAACAAAGGCAAGCTTGTTTCAAAGGTGC GACTTCAGTGATCCCTACGTCGGCCATGAAATATGGTGA
- the PRPS2 gene encoding ribose-phosphate pyrophosphokinase 2 isoform X4, protein MPNIVLFSGSSHQDLSQRVADRLGLELGKVITKKFSNQETSVEIGESVRGEDVYIIQSGCGEINDNLMELLIMINACKIASSSRVTAVIPCFPYARQDKKDKSRAPISAKLVANMLSVAGADHIITMDLHASQIQGFFDIPVDNLYAEPAVLQWIRENITDWKNCIIVSPDAGGAKRVTSIADRLNVEFALIHKERKKANEVDRMVLVGDVKDRVAILVDDMADTCGTICHAADKLLSAGATKVYAILTHGIFSGPAISRINNAAFEAVVVTNTIPQEDKMKHCSKIQVIDISMILAEAIRRTHNGESVSYLFSHVPL, encoded by the exons ATGCCCAACATCGTGCTCTTCAGCGGCAGCTCACACCAGGACCTGTCCCAGCGCGTGGCCGACCGGCTGGGCCTGGAGCTGGGCAAGGTGATCACCAAGAAGTTCAGCAACCAGGAGACCAG CGTGGAGATCGGTGAAAGTGTGAGAGGGGAAGATGTGTACATCATCCAGAGTGGCTGTGGCGAGATCAACGACAACCTGATGGAACTACTCATCATGATCAACGCCTGCAAGATTGCGTCGTCCTCCAGGGTGACTGCTGTGATCCCGTGCTTCCCCTACGCCCGGCAAGACAAGAAGGACAAG AGTCGTGCTCCGATTTCAGCAAAGCTTGTGGCCAATATGCTCTCTGTCGCTGGAGCGGATCACATCATCACCATGGACCTGCATGCCTCTCAGATACAG GGCTTCTTTGATATCCCCGTGGATAACTTGTACGCAGAGCCTGCGGTCCTGCAGTGGATTCGGGAGAACATCACTGACTGGAAAAATTGTATCATTGTTTCACCTGACGCTGGGGGCGCCAAAAG GGTCACGTCAATCGCGGACAGGTTGAACGTGGAGTTTGCACTGATtcacaaggagagaaagaaggcGAATGAAGTGGACCGGATGGTCCTGGTGGGCGACGTGAAGGACCGCGTGGCCATCCTTGTGGATGACATGGCCGACACCTGTGGCACCATCTGCCATGCTGCAGACAA ACTACTCTCGGCTGGAGCCACCAAAGTGTATGCTATCCTTACCCATGGGATCTTCTCTGGGCCAGCTATTTCCAGAATAAATAATGCTGCCTTTGAGGCTGTTGTTGTGACAAACACTATTCCCCAAGAGGACAAGATGAAACACTGCTCCAAGATTCAG GTTATTGACATTTCGATGATCTTGGCTGAGGCGATCCGAAGGACCCACAACGGTGAATCTGTGTCTTACCtgttcagtcacgtcccactGTAA
- the PRPS2 gene encoding ribose-phosphate pyrophosphokinase 2 isoform X2 encodes MPNIVLFSGSSHQDLSQRVADRLGLELGKVITKKFSNQETSVEIGESVRGEDVYIIQSGCGEINDNLMELLIMINACKIASSSRVTAVIPCFPYARQDKKDKSRAPISAKLVANMLSVAGADHIITMDLHASQIQGFFDIPVDNLYAEPAVLQWIRENITDWKNCIIVSPDAGGAKRVTSIADRLNVEFALIHKERKKANEVDRMVLVGDVKDRVAILVDDMADTCGTICHAADKLLSAGATKVYAILTHGIFSGPAISRINNAAFEAVVVTNTIPQEDKMKHCSKIQHCKKTNLRSELFMLSLPRRSYPALHVNRTKASLFQRCDFSDPYVGHEIW; translated from the exons ATGCCCAACATCGTGCTCTTCAGCGGCAGCTCACACCAGGACCTGTCCCAGCGCGTGGCCGACCGGCTGGGCCTGGAGCTGGGCAAGGTGATCACCAAGAAGTTCAGCAACCAGGAGACCAG CGTGGAGATCGGTGAAAGTGTGAGAGGGGAAGATGTGTACATCATCCAGAGTGGCTGTGGCGAGATCAACGACAACCTGATGGAACTACTCATCATGATCAACGCCTGCAAGATTGCGTCGTCCTCCAGGGTGACTGCTGTGATCCCGTGCTTCCCCTACGCCCGGCAAGACAAGAAGGACAAG AGTCGTGCTCCGATTTCAGCAAAGCTTGTGGCCAATATGCTCTCTGTCGCTGGAGCGGATCACATCATCACCATGGACCTGCATGCCTCTCAGATACAG GGCTTCTTTGATATCCCCGTGGATAACTTGTACGCAGAGCCTGCGGTCCTGCAGTGGATTCGGGAGAACATCACTGACTGGAAAAATTGTATCATTGTTTCACCTGACGCTGGGGGCGCCAAAAG GGTCACGTCAATCGCGGACAGGTTGAACGTGGAGTTTGCACTGATtcacaaggagagaaagaaggcGAATGAAGTGGACCGGATGGTCCTGGTGGGCGACGTGAAGGACCGCGTGGCCATCCTTGTGGATGACATGGCCGACACCTGTGGCACCATCTGCCATGCTGCAGACAA ACTACTCTCGGCTGGAGCCACCAAAGTGTATGCTATCCTTACCCATGGGATCTTCTCTGGGCCAGCTATTTCCAGAATAAATAATGCTGCCTTTGAGGCTGTTGTTGTGACAAACACTATTCCCCAAGAGGACAAGATGAAACACTGCTCCAAGATTCAG cattgtAAAAAAACAAATCTGCGATCAGAATTGTTTATGTTGAGCCTACCAAGACGCTCATACCCAGCATTACATGTAAATAGAACAAAGGCAAGCTTGTTTCAAAGGTGC GACTTCAGTGATCCCTACGTCGGCCATGAAATATGGTGA
- the PRPS2 gene encoding ribose-phosphate pyrophosphokinase 2 isoform X3 — translation MPNIVLFSGSSHQDLSQRVADRLGLELGKVITKKFSNQETSVEIGESVRGEDVYIIQSGCGEINDNLMELLIMINACKIASSSRVTAVIPCFPYARQDKKDKSRAPISAKLVANMLSVAGADHIITMDLHASQIQGFFDIPVDNLYAEPAVLQWIRENITDWKNCIIVSPDAGGAKSRVTSIADRLNVEFALIHKERKKANEVDRMVLVGDVKDRVAILVDDMADTCGTICHAADKLLSAGATKVYAILTHGIFSGPAISRINNAAFEAVVVTNTIPQEDKMKHCSKIQVIDISMILAEAIRRTHNGESVSYLFSHVPL, via the exons ATGCCCAACATCGTGCTCTTCAGCGGCAGCTCACACCAGGACCTGTCCCAGCGCGTGGCCGACCGGCTGGGCCTGGAGCTGGGCAAGGTGATCACCAAGAAGTTCAGCAACCAGGAGACCAG CGTGGAGATCGGTGAAAGTGTGAGAGGGGAAGATGTGTACATCATCCAGAGTGGCTGTGGCGAGATCAACGACAACCTGATGGAACTACTCATCATGATCAACGCCTGCAAGATTGCGTCGTCCTCCAGGGTGACTGCTGTGATCCCGTGCTTCCCCTACGCCCGGCAAGACAAGAAGGACAAG AGTCGTGCTCCGATTTCAGCAAAGCTTGTGGCCAATATGCTCTCTGTCGCTGGAGCGGATCACATCATCACCATGGACCTGCATGCCTCTCAGATACAG GGCTTCTTTGATATCCCCGTGGATAACTTGTACGCAGAGCCTGCGGTCCTGCAGTGGATTCGGGAGAACATCACTGACTGGAAAAATTGTATCATTGTTTCACCTGACGCTGGGGGCGCCAAAAG CAGGGTCACGTCAATCGCGGACAGGTTGAACGTGGAGTTTGCACTGATtcacaaggagagaaagaaggcGAATGAAGTGGACCGGATGGTCCTGGTGGGCGACGTGAAGGACCGCGTGGCCATCCTTGTGGATGACATGGCCGACACCTGTGGCACCATCTGCCATGCTGCAGACAA ACTACTCTCGGCTGGAGCCACCAAAGTGTATGCTATCCTTACCCATGGGATCTTCTCTGGGCCAGCTATTTCCAGAATAAATAATGCTGCCTTTGAGGCTGTTGTTGTGACAAACACTATTCCCCAAGAGGACAAGATGAAACACTGCTCCAAGATTCAG GTTATTGACATTTCGATGATCTTGGCTGAGGCGATCCGAAGGACCCACAACGGTGAATCTGTGTCTTACCtgttcagtcacgtcccactGTAA